Proteins from a single region of Salvelinus fontinalis isolate EN_2023a chromosome 15, ASM2944872v1, whole genome shotgun sequence:
- the nitr11a gene encoding novel immune-type receptor 11a, whose protein sequence is MTVGASVNFSILLLLLPGALNSSRISQTPAAVIVRPKESSSLSCSHNTSTVFYMYWYRRPAQSRALTLVGYLYSNTANLETDFTNDRFGLQGNAGSRGDLQISDPTTEDSGEYFCATSLARCSRSSSFLYKNPSLWYTTQFIVFDWHTQ, encoded by the exons ATGACGGTCGGAGCTTCTGTTAACTTCTCCATCCTACTGCTCCTGTTGCCAG GAGCATTGAACAGCAGCAGAATCTCCCAGACGCCTGCAGCAGTAATAGTGAGGCCAAAAGAAAGCAGTAGTCTCAGCTGTAGCCATAACACCTCAACCGTTTTCTACATGTACTGGTACAGACGACCAGCACAGAGCAGAGCCCTCACACTAGTGGGCTACCTGTACTCAAACACAGCCAACCTAGAGACAGACTTTACCAACGATCGCTTCGGTCTCCAAGGAAACGCAGGTAGTCGTGGAGACCTGCAGATATCCGATCCTACCACAGAGGACTCTGGGGAGTATTTCTGTGCGACCAGCTTAGCACGCTGCTCTAGATCCTCTTCCTTCCTCTACAAAAACCCTTCTCTCTGGTACACCACACAGTTCATAGTCTTTGACTGGCATACACAGTGA